ATATGACTGCCACATCGTCACGGATATTTTTCCCGTCCGCAGCTCCCTCACCGGCGTGCACGCGGGGCTTTTTTACGCGAAAAACCCCCATGTGTTTTTTTCCGCCTGCGACACGCCTTTTATCCGAAAAGAGGTGATTGAACTCATCCTGGACCGCGTGGATCCCGGCGCGGACGCGGTGATTCCCGAAACGCCGGGGGGCATGGAGACCCTTTGCGCGGTCTATTCAAAGCGATGCTTAAACGCTGTGGAGGAGCGCCTGAGGCAAAAAAGGTTCAAGGTCCTGGATGTGTTCAGGAAACGCCGGGTCAAAAAGGTCCCGGAAAAGGCCCTGCGCCGGGCCGACCCGGGGCTGATTTCTTTTGTGAACATCAATTCCCCGGATGATCTTGAGCGGATTGATAAAACGGTGAGAATTGATCAGGCGGCGTTTTAAAAATTTCATAACGCGGCGGACCGTATTTTTTACGATGCCGTCAAGGAGGGGTTTTTTTATATGAGAACCATGTCGGAGCTGATGGAGGCGGTGAGGCGGGGCCCGGATTTTCACAAGGC
The DNA window shown above is from Candidatus Desulfarcum epimagneticum and carries:
- the mobA gene encoding Molybdenum cofactor guanylyltransferase yields the protein MILFIIFHMIRQYDILFFQDENRPPDMSRSPFSGVILAGGMNTRFSGRNKAFLRVGGRPIIERALEAFSGLFDDIVIVAGDPLEYLEYDCHIVTDIFPVRSSLTGVHAGLFYAKNPHVFFSACDTPFIRKEVIELILDRVDPGADAVIPETPGGMETLCAVYSKRCLNAVEERLRQKRFKVLDVFRKRRVKKVPEKALRRADPGLISFVNINSPDDLERIDKTVRIDQAAF